The following proteins are encoded in a genomic region of Salmo trutta unplaced genomic scaffold, fSalTru1.1, whole genome shotgun sequence:
- the LOC115183166 gene encoding extensin-like, producing the protein MPQDPPPRPKTLLHAPRPSSTPKDPPPRPKTLLHAPRPSSTPQDPRPRPKTLVHAPRPSSTPQDPRPRPKTVLHAPRPSSTPQDPPPRPKTLLHAPRPSSTLQYPPPRSKTLLHAPRPSSTPQDPPPRLHAPRPSSTLQDPPPRSKTLLHAPRPSSTPQDPPPRPKTLVHAPRPSSMPQDPPSCPKPLVHAPRPSSHKHSSPTILTLELF; encoded by the coding sequence ATGCCCCAAGACCCTCCTCCACGCCCCAAGACCCTCCTCCACGCCCCAAGACCCTCCTCCACACCCAAAGACCCTCCTCCACGCCCAAAGACCCTCCTCCACGCCCCAAGACCCTCCTCCACGCCCCAAGACCCTCGTCCACGCCCCAAGACCCTCGTCCACGCCCCAAGACCCTCGTCCACGCCCCAAGACCCTCGTCCACGCCCCAAGACCGTCCTCCACGCCCCAAGACCCTCCTCCACGCCCCAAGACCCTCCTCCACGCCCCAAGACCCTCCTCCACGCCCCAAGACCCTCCTCCACGCTCCAATACCCTCCTCCACGCTCCAAGACCCTCCTCCACGCCCCAAGACCCTCCTCCACGCCCCAAGACCCTCCTCCACGCCTCCACGCTCCAAGACCCTCCTCCACGCTCCAAGACCCTCCTCCACGCTCCAAGACCCTCCTCCACGCTCCAAGACCCTCCTCCACGCCCCAAGACCCTCCTCCACGCCCCAAGACCCTCGTCCATGCCCCAAGACCCTCGTCCATGCCCCAAGACCCTCCTTCATGCCCCAAGCCCCTCGTCCATGCCCCAAGACCCTCCTCACACAAACACTCATCACCAACAATACTCACACTTGAATTATTTTAA